A window from Methylocystis sp. MJC1 encodes these proteins:
- a CDS encoding S-methyl-5'-thioadenosine phosphorylase, giving the protein MARAVVGIIGGSGVYDLPGEQKVRRERVASPWGEPSDELVFGEVGGTQAVFLPRHGRGHRLSPSTINYRANIDAMKRVGVTDIISVSACGSFKSQFFPGLFVLVDQFVDRTFARQSSFFGDGCVAHVSMAHPVAPKLSARIAKAARDEAIEIAVGGTYVCMEGPQFSSYAESLHYKASGFDLIGMTAMPEAKLAREAEISYATIAMVTDFDCWHPEHDHVDVASVIAIVRENSAKAARLVARVLKDFPREHEACPVGSDRALDNAILTAPEARDPELLKKLDAVMSRLNGAAAQ; this is encoded by the coding sequence ATGGCGCGCGCGGTGGTCGGAATTATCGGCGGATCCGGGGTTTATGATTTGCCGGGCGAGCAGAAGGTCAGGCGCGAGCGCGTCGCCAGCCCCTGGGGCGAGCCCTCGGACGAACTCGTCTTCGGCGAGGTCGGCGGCACACAGGCCGTCTTTTTGCCGCGACATGGACGCGGACATCGGCTGTCGCCGTCGACGATCAACTACCGCGCCAATATCGATGCGATGAAGCGCGTCGGCGTCACCGACATTATTTCAGTCTCAGCCTGCGGATCGTTCAAGTCGCAGTTTTTCCCCGGACTGTTCGTGCTGGTCGACCAGTTCGTCGATCGCACCTTTGCGCGTCAGTCGTCGTTCTTCGGCGACGGCTGCGTAGCGCATGTGTCGATGGCGCACCCGGTCGCCCCGAAATTATCCGCCCGCATTGCAAAGGCGGCGCGCGACGAAGCGATCGAGATCGCCGTCGGCGGCACATATGTCTGCATGGAAGGCCCGCAATTTTCGAGCTACGCCGAATCGCTTCATTACAAGGCGTCGGGTTTCGATCTCATCGGCATGACCGCCATGCCCGAGGCCAAGCTCGCGCGCGAGGCCGAGATTTCCTACGCCACTATCGCCATGGTGACGGATTTCGATTGCTGGCATCCCGAGCACGACCATGTGGACGTCGCCTCGGTGATCGCGATCGTGCGCGAGAACTCGGCCAAAGCCGCCCGGCTCGTCGCGCGCGTGCTGAAAGATTTCCCGCGCGAGCACGAAGCCTGCCCCGTGGGCTCCGATCGCGCGCTCGATAACGCCATTCTCACGGCGCCCGAGGCGCGCGACCCTGAATTGCTGAAGAAGCTCGACGCTGTGATGTCGCGGCTGAACGGCGCGGCCGCTCAGTAA
- a CDS encoding adenine phosphoribosyltransferase: MSLRAAIRTIPDFPKTGILFRDITTLLGDAKAFRKAVDELVQPWAGTKIDKVAGIEARGFILGGAVAHQLSAGFVPIRKKGKLPHTTVSMSYALEYGTDEIEVHVDAVAQGERVILVDDLIATGGTAEGAVRLLQKLGAEVMAACFVIDLPDLGGANKIEALGVPVRTLVAFDGH, encoded by the coding sequence ATGTCGCTTCGCGCCGCCATCCGCACCATTCCGGACTTCCCCAAGACAGGCATTCTCTTCCGCGACATCACCACGCTGCTCGGCGACGCCAAGGCGTTTCGCAAGGCGGTCGACGAGCTCGTCCAGCCCTGGGCCGGGACGAAGATCGACAAGGTCGCTGGGATAGAGGCACGGGGCTTTATCCTCGGCGGGGCGGTCGCGCATCAGCTCTCCGCCGGCTTTGTGCCGATCCGCAAGAAGGGCAAGCTGCCACATACGACCGTCTCCATGTCCTACGCGCTGGAATATGGGACTGATGAGATTGAAGTGCATGTAGACGCCGTCGCGCAAGGCGAGCGGGTCATATTGGTAGACGATCTGATTGCGACCGGCGGGACGGCGGAAGGCGCGGTCCGGCTTCTGCAGAAATTGGGCGCGGAAGTCATGGCGGCCTGTTTCGTCATCGACCTCCCCGATCTCGGCGGCGCGAACAAGATCGAAGCGCTGGGCGTCCCGGTTCGCACGCTGGTCGCCTTCGACGGGCATTGA
- a CDS encoding L,D-transpeptidase family protein — MKLRSTHLLFAAVVLAAIAAGTGALYFLPSLGERDGTASKNAPRVGATHIAGGSIMPGLRRAIVPQAEAPTIATPAPAEPTLSESPPPALIAAAPPPASPAAEAPPAADDLQGSGVEGLVSFPPLAPRPPARPADLQGAQIEAPLPPIRPADLASLQGPSEPPAAPAGQPQPAQPQAIPPRAALPQAALPQAAQPQAAPSWSFPHWPQAAQPAPETQQVSASPAPNYVDAPQPPVRPADLTAALAPGKATTAASAAAESSQTPAPAAAQQTARLEEPALRPAPDDAFQAPPPKFGMGDPVFVRIFKQEGQLELWLKKNGRYSLYRNFPICKWSGRLGPKLKEADYQSPEGFYSVSAKQLHPHSNYHRAFNVGYPNAFDRQNGRTGGLVMVHGACKSVGCFAMTDQGIEEIYGFVEAALRAGQKEVPVHIFPFRMTEANITRETGNNGGWLSFVGNGGSYRQWLDFWKNLKEGYDRFEQAGEPPVAFACGDHYEFDGGSASCRRVAGW, encoded by the coding sequence ATGAAGCTTCGTTCGACCCATCTGTTGTTTGCCGCCGTCGTCCTCGCCGCGATCGCCGCGGGGACCGGGGCCCTTTATTTTCTCCCGAGCCTCGGCGAGCGGGACGGAACGGCGTCAAAGAATGCGCCGCGCGTCGGCGCGACACATATTGCCGGCGGAAGCATCATGCCCGGCCTCAGACGGGCGATCGTGCCACAAGCTGAAGCGCCGACGATCGCGACGCCTGCGCCGGCGGAACCGACGCTATCAGAGAGCCCCCCGCCTGCCCTGATCGCTGCCGCGCCGCCGCCGGCCTCTCCAGCCGCCGAGGCGCCGCCCGCGGCAGATGATCTGCAGGGGTCAGGCGTCGAAGGGCTGGTCTCCTTCCCGCCCTTGGCGCCAAGACCTCCGGCCCGGCCTGCCGATCTGCAAGGCGCGCAAATCGAGGCGCCTTTGCCGCCGATACGGCCAGCCGATCTTGCGTCCCTGCAAGGTCCGTCGGAGCCGCCGGCGGCCCCTGCCGGCCAGCCCCAACCCGCCCAACCGCAAGCCATTCCGCCCCGAGCCGCTCTGCCTCAAGCCGCTCTGCCTCAAGCGGCTCAACCGCAAGCCGCCCCGTCGTGGTCCTTCCCACATTGGCCGCAGGCGGCGCAGCCTGCGCCCGAAACTCAGCAAGTCAGCGCCTCGCCGGCGCCCAATTATGTCGATGCGCCGCAGCCGCCCGTGCGTCCGGCCGACTTGACTGCCGCGCTCGCCCCCGGCAAGGCGACGACAGCCGCTTCCGCCGCGGCGGAGAGTTCCCAGACGCCGGCTCCGGCCGCCGCCCAGCAGACGGCGCGGCTAGAGGAGCCCGCGTTGCGGCCGGCGCCCGATGACGCATTTCAGGCGCCGCCTCCAAAATTCGGCATGGGCGACCCGGTCTTCGTGCGCATCTTCAAGCAGGAAGGCCAGCTCGAATTATGGCTGAAGAAGAACGGCCGCTATTCGCTCTATAGAAACTTCCCCATCTGCAAATGGTCAGGCCGTCTGGGGCCGAAGCTCAAGGAAGCCGATTATCAATCGCCCGAAGGCTTCTACAGCGTCTCCGCCAAGCAGCTTCACCCGCATTCCAACTACCACCGCGCCTTCAACGTCGGATATCCCAACGCCTTCGATCGCCAGAATGGCCGCACCGGCGGGCTCGTGATGGTGCATGGGGCGTGCAAGTCGGTCGGCTGTTTCGCCATGACCGACCAGGGCATTGAAGAGATTTACGGCTTCGTCGAAGCGGCGCTGCGGGCGGGGCAGAAGGAAGTTCCGGTCCATATCTTTCCGTTCCGCATGACCGAGGCGAATATCACGCGCGAAACCGGCAACAACGGCGGCTGGCTGTCCTTCGTCGGCAATGGCGGCAGCTATCGCCAATGGCTCGACTTCTGGAAGAATCTCAAGGAAGGCTACGACAGATTCGAACAAGCCGGCGAGCCGCCGGTGGCCTTCGCCTGCGGCGACCATTACGAGTTCGACGGCGGCTCCGCCTCCTGCCGGCGCGTCGCCGGCTGGTAG